The Brachyhypopomus gauderio isolate BG-103 unplaced genomic scaffold, BGAUD_0.2 sc96, whole genome shotgun sequence genome has a window encoding:
- the LOC143496530 gene encoding serine/threonine-protein kinase pim-2-like: protein MAYLSIGYHLASFKQCSSSLCDIRTERKRSRSCKLSAKRGREEEPLRRSRKRKGDAPQDLTPHPMETRAKKKKREKREEECKVSFNSRYTVGDLLGTGGYGSVYAGVRKADGKQIAIKFVPKHHTERFITVPGETRSLPLEVALMEMVCKPPRCQHIVELLEWFDCDCFILILERPIPCMDLFDFLDLHQYQLPEPLARLIMRQVVQAVLHCRDRGVLHRDVKEENLLVNTDTLDVKLIDFGCGDLLKTEPYRRFEGTKVYRPPEWLIDRTYEGRQATIWSLGVLLYSIICGDVPFEKEEDIVEAHLCFKGNPSRGEKAEASSR from the exons atggcttatttaagtattgggtatcacTTGGCCAGTTTTAAACAatgcagcagcagtctgtgtgatataagga CTGAGCGCAAGAGGAGCAGAAGCTGCAAGTTGTCTGCAAAGCGAGGGCGAGAAGAGGAACCTCTGAGGCGGAGTAGGAAGAGGAAAGGGGATGCTCCTCAAGACTTGACACCCCACCCCATGGAGACGCGggcaaagaagaagaagagagagaagagagaggaggagtgcaaAG tgAGCTTCAATTCACGCTACACTGTGGGAGATCTCCTGGGCACAGGAGGATATGGCTCAGTGTATGCAGGAGTCCGCAAGGCTGATGGAAAACAG ATCGCCATTAAATTTGTGCCGAAGCATCACACAGAACGGTTCATCACTGTT CCCGGCGAAACTCGCAGTCTCCCCCTAGAGGTGGCTTTAATGGAGATGGTGTGCAAGCCACCTCGTTGTCAGCATATTGTGGAGCTGCTAGAATGGTTTGATTGCGACTGCTTCATCTTGATTCTGGAGCGACCCATCCCCTGCATGGACCTGTTTGATTTCTTGGACTTGCACCAATAccaactacctgagccactggcACGATTGATCATGCGTCAGGTGGTTCAGGCTGTCCTTCACTGCCGTGACCGTGGAGTTCTGCATAGAGACGTCAAGGAAGAAAACCTTCTGGTCAACACCGACACCCTTGACGTCAAGTTGATCGACTTTGGTTGTGGCGATCTGCTTAAGACCGAACCCTACAGGCGCTTTGAAG GCACCAAGGTATACCGCCCACCTGAATGGCTGATTGACAGGACGTATGAGGGCCGTCAAGCCACCATCTGGAGTCTGGGTGTGCTCCTCTACAGCATTATCTGTGGAGATGTGCCCTTTGAGAAGGAGGAGGACATTGTTGAGGCACACCTCTGCTTCAAGGGAAACCCATCCAGAGGTGAAAAGGCAGAAGCATCTTCAAGATAA